The Alteripontixanthobacter sp. genome has a window encoding:
- a CDS encoding CopD family protein, translating into MQDVLSMTYLWLKAGHLIFVIFWMAGLFMLPRFFVYHQEAAIGSAEDAAWTEREARLRKIILTPSLIIVWLLGLGLAGAIGAWTQGWFHAKLLVVILLTAYHMWMAGYSKKLAQGLRPLTGKKLRLLNEVPGLAAAIIVVLAIVKPF; encoded by the coding sequence ATGCAGGACGTTCTCTCGATGACCTATCTCTGGCTCAAGGCGGGCCATCTGATTTTCGTGATATTCTGGATGGCGGGGCTGTTCATGCTGCCGCGCTTTTTCGTGTATCATCAGGAAGCGGCCATCGGCTCGGCCGAAGATGCCGCCTGGACGGAGCGCGAGGCGCGGCTGCGCAAGATCATCCTGACCCCGTCGCTGATCATTGTCTGGCTGCTTGGACTAGGCCTTGCCGGCGCGATCGGCGCCTGGACGCAAGGCTGGTTCCACGCCAAGCTGCTGGTCGTAATTCTGCTGACGGCGTACCACATGTGGATGGCCGGCTATTCGAAGAAACTGGCGCAAGGTCTGCGGCCGCTGACCGGCAAGAAGTTGCGGCTGCTCAACGAAGTGCCCGGCCTGGCAGCGGCGATCATCGTCGTGCTGGCCATCGTCAAGCCGTTCTGA
- the hemE gene encoding uroporphyrinogen decarboxylase, giving the protein MPGSLLDTLHGKSSPRTPMWLMRQAGRYLPEYRALRADKGGFLDLVYDSDAAAEVTMQPLARFDFDGAILFSDILIVPYAMGQKLEFLAGEGPKLSPRLVDMALDTLSAAPGRLDAIYETVAKVRARLDGTTTLLGFAGSPWTVATYMIAGEGSRDQHDARAMAYRDPAAMQAIIDAIIEVTVDYLAGQIEAGAEAVQLFDSWAGSLAPKEFQTWVVAPNAAIVSKLRARHPATPIIGFPKGAGEKLPIYANETGVDALGVDETIDPDWAHGALPPEMPVQGNLDPLLLLAGGDALESRVTAILEAFRDRPHIFNLGHGIDRRTPIAHVERLVDIIRSWPG; this is encoded by the coding sequence ATGCCTGGCTCGCTTCTCGATACGCTTCACGGAAAATCGTCTCCCCGAACGCCCATGTGGCTGATGCGCCAGGCGGGGCGGTATCTGCCCGAATATCGCGCATTGCGGGCCGACAAGGGAGGCTTCCTCGATCTCGTTTACGATAGCGATGCTGCGGCCGAAGTGACGATGCAGCCGCTCGCCCGGTTCGATTTCGATGGAGCGATCCTGTTTTCCGATATCCTGATCGTCCCCTACGCGATGGGACAGAAACTGGAATTCCTGGCCGGCGAGGGACCCAAACTCTCCCCCCGGCTGGTCGATATGGCGCTGGACACGCTGAGCGCCGCGCCCGGGCGGCTGGATGCGATTTACGAAACGGTGGCCAAGGTGCGCGCGCGGCTGGACGGCACGACGACGCTGCTGGGTTTTGCCGGCAGCCCGTGGACCGTCGCGACCTACATGATCGCGGGCGAGGGTAGCCGCGACCAGCACGATGCACGGGCAATGGCCTATCGCGATCCGGCAGCGATGCAGGCGATCATCGATGCGATTATCGAGGTCACGGTCGATTATCTGGCTGGACAGATCGAGGCCGGGGCCGAGGCGGTACAATTATTCGATAGCTGGGCGGGCAGCCTGGCCCCCAAAGAGTTTCAGACCTGGGTGGTTGCACCCAATGCTGCCATCGTCAGCAAGCTGCGCGCCCGCCATCCCGCAACCCCGATTATCGGCTTTCCCAAAGGTGCCGGTGAAAAACTGCCGATCTATGCAAACGAAACCGGCGTGGATGCGCTTGGCGTGGACGAGACAATCGACCCCGACTGGGCACATGGGGCTCTGCCGCCCGAAATGCCCGTCCAGGGCAATCTCGATCCGCTCCTGCTGCTGGCGGGAGGCGATGCGCTGGAATCGCGCGTAACGGCGATCCTGGAGGCTTTTCGCGATCGGCCGCATATTTTCAATCTCGGCCACGGAATCGACCGCCGCACGCCGATCGCCCATGTCGAGCGGCTGGTGGACATCATCCGCAGCTGGCCCGGCTGA
- a CDS encoding pyruvate, water dikinase regulatory protein, which translates to MSRLNLHLLSDSTGETLEMIAKAALAQFEDTDIARHFWPMVRSRQHLDRIVGELAAKPGLVLFTLVNPETRERLEEHCRKLGLPAVPVLDKVTAALEDQLGQTARGRPGRQHLMDDAYFERVEAIQFTIAHDDGVGHENWEEADIVLAGVSRSSKTPTSIYLANRGYRVANIPLVIESPPPDALFRLRKPLVVGLTTAPERLVQIRRNRLLSLNEGAETSYVEKGRVSEEVRFARRMFADNGWPVIDVTRRSIEETAAAVIRLMGERQMKDDPQGSGPKPI; encoded by the coding sequence ATGTCCCGTCTCAACCTCCATCTTCTGTCCGATTCCACCGGTGAAACGCTGGAAATGATCGCCAAGGCCGCGCTCGCGCAATTCGAGGATACCGACATTGCGCGCCATTTCTGGCCGATGGTGCGCAGCCGCCAACATCTCGACCGTATCGTTGGCGAACTGGCTGCCAAGCCCGGACTGGTGCTGTTTACCCTGGTAAATCCCGAAACGCGCGAACGGCTGGAGGAACATTGCCGCAAGCTCGGCCTGCCCGCCGTACCGGTGCTGGACAAGGTCACCGCGGCGCTGGAGGACCAGCTTGGCCAGACGGCGCGCGGGCGGCCCGGCCGCCAGCACCTGATGGACGATGCCTATTTCGAGCGGGTCGAGGCGATCCAGTTCACCATCGCGCATGATGACGGGGTGGGACACGAAAACTGGGAGGAGGCGGATATCGTGCTGGCTGGCGTTTCGCGCAGCTCCAAGACACCGACCAGCATCTATCTTGCCAATCGCGGCTACCGCGTCGCCAATATCCCGCTGGTGATCGAAAGTCCGCCGCCCGATGCATTGTTCCGGTTGCGCAAGCCGCTGGTGGTCGGTCTGACCACCGCGCCGGAACGGTTGGTCCAGATCCGCCGCAACCGGCTGCTATCGCTCAACGAAGGGGCAGAAACCTCTTATGTGGAGAAAGGCCGGGTGAGCGAGGAAGTGCGTTTCGCGCGGCGGATGTTCGCCGATAATGGCTGGCCGGTGATCGATGTGACGCGGCGCTCGATCGAGGAAACTGCTGCGGCTGTAATTCGCCTGATGGGCGAACGGCAGATGAAGGACGACCCGCAGGGAAGCGGACCCAAACCGATATGA
- a CDS encoding Maf family protein → MSTAPATKAGFVLASKSASRRAMLDQAGAAYECVPADIDEREIEARLMGSAPSIVALALAKAKARHVGEALRGSIVLGSDSLVNVAGKRFDKPETLNQAADHLRFFSGKVLELHSAAALWKPRAPGATEGRIVWSHADLARLHVRALSDEFIERYLEAEWPAVSGCVGVFRIEALGVQLFERIEGDYFTILGMPLLPVLQALRENGALAG, encoded by the coding sequence ATGAGTACCGCTCCTGCGACCAAGGCCGGTTTTGTGCTGGCGTCCAAAAGCGCTTCGCGCCGGGCCATGCTGGATCAGGCGGGCGCGGCTTATGAATGCGTCCCGGCCGATATTGACGAGCGCGAGATCGAGGCGCGGCTGATGGGTTCGGCACCCTCGATCGTCGCGCTGGCGCTCGCCAAGGCCAAGGCGCGCCATGTCGGCGAAGCTCTGCGCGGCAGCATCGTCTTGGGCAGCGATTCGCTGGTCAACGTAGCGGGCAAACGGTTCGACAAGCCCGAAACCCTCAACCAGGCCGCCGATCATTTGCGGTTTTTCTCTGGCAAGGTACTCGAACTGCACAGCGCCGCTGCATTGTGGAAACCGCGCGCTCCGGGCGCGACGGAGGGCCGGATCGTGTGGAGCCATGCCGATCTGGCGCGCCTGCATGTGCGCGCATTGTCCGACGAATTTATCGAGCGCTATCTCGAGGCCGAATGGCCCGCAGTATCGGGCTGCGTCGGCGTGTTCCGGATCGAGGCGCTGGGCGTCCAGCTGTTCGAGCGGATCGAGGGTGATTATTTCACAATTCTCGGAATGCCGCTGCTGCCGGTGTTGCAGGCGCTGCGCGAAAATGGGGCGCTGGCAGGATGA
- the aroE gene encoding shikimate dehydrogenase has protein sequence MKDHAHVIGDPISHSKSPVIHRFWLEKAGIDAAYDTQHVAPEQLGDYLSKQRQNPSWRGCNVTMPHKQAIIPLLDRCDPLARKVGAVNTVIAEQGELHGYNTDVAGFLEPVAPLLAEQHLFRMARIIGTGGAARAIVSALADKGFILVLAGRDPAKARAILDELAPDGEHHAPPIGHFAQPTDFAFDDREGCLDLVINASPLGMCGQPPLAFDWSHAPPGSVAYDIVTDPLETSFLRDAKAAGCETIDGHAMLIGQAAAAFEKFFGTMPDRSADDELRGRLDN, from the coding sequence ATGAAAGACCACGCTCATGTAATCGGCGACCCGATCAGCCATTCCAAATCGCCCGTAATCCACCGTTTCTGGCTGGAGAAGGCGGGGATCGACGCGGCGTATGACACCCAGCACGTCGCTCCCGAGCAGCTTGGCGATTACCTGAGCAAGCAGCGGCAAAATCCCTCCTGGCGCGGCTGCAATGTTACCATGCCGCACAAGCAGGCGATCATCCCGCTGCTGGATCGGTGCGATCCGCTCGCCCGAAAGGTGGGTGCGGTGAACACCGTCATCGCCGAGCAGGGGGAGCTGCACGGATACAATACCGACGTGGCAGGATTTCTCGAACCAGTCGCCCCGCTGCTGGCCGAGCAACATTTGTTCCGGATGGCCCGGATCATCGGCACCGGCGGGGCTGCGCGGGCGATTGTGTCGGCGCTTGCCGATAAAGGCTTTATTTTGGTCCTGGCGGGGCGCGATCCGGCCAAGGCGCGCGCAATTCTAGACGAGCTTGCGCCCGATGGCGAGCATCATGCGCCGCCGATCGGTCACTTTGCGCAGCCGACCGACTTCGCCTTCGATGACCGCGAAGGCTGCCTCGACCTGGTGATCAATGCCAGCCCGCTGGGAATGTGCGGCCAACCGCCGCTGGCTTTCGACTGGAGCCATGCGCCGCCCGGTTCGGTCGCTTACGACATCGTGACCGATCCGCTGGAGACATCATTCCTGCGCGATGCCAAGGCGGCGGGCTGCGAGACGATAGACGGCCATGCAATGCTGATCGGACAGGCAGCCGCCGCGTTCGAGAAATTCTTCGGCACCATGCCCGACCGCTCGGCTGATGATGAATTGCGCGGCAGGCTGGACAATTGA
- the coaE gene encoding dephospho-CoA kinase (Dephospho-CoA kinase (CoaE) performs the final step in coenzyme A biosynthesis.) produces MSRPLIIGLTGSIGMGKSTVAGMFERAGVPVFDADAQVRAMQGPDGPLTAQIEAAFPGSTSPAGVMREKLGARVFADPQALATLEAIVHPAVAEKRAEFLLEHGAAPLIVFDIPLLFEKGGHELVDLVVVVSAPAHIQRERVLARPGMTPDKFAHILGLQTPDAEKRERADRIIDTGQSLAETEAAVREIVAELTAK; encoded by the coding sequence TTGAGCCGCCCGCTGATCATCGGCCTCACCGGTTCGATCGGAATGGGCAAATCTACCGTCGCGGGAATGTTCGAACGGGCCGGTGTGCCGGTGTTCGATGCAGATGCGCAGGTGCGCGCCATGCAGGGACCGGACGGCCCGTTGACGGCGCAGATTGAAGCCGCATTTCCCGGTAGCACCAGCCCCGCAGGCGTTATGCGCGAGAAGCTCGGCGCGCGCGTGTTCGCCGATCCGCAGGCGCTCGCTACACTCGAAGCGATCGTTCACCCTGCAGTGGCGGAAAAACGCGCGGAATTCCTGCTCGAACATGGCGCCGCTCCGCTCATCGTGTTCGACATTCCCCTATTGTTCGAAAAAGGCGGGCACGAGCTGGTGGATCTGGTGGTGGTGGTCTCCGCCCCGGCACATATCCAGCGCGAGCGCGTGCTGGCCCGGCCCGGCATGACGCCGGACAAGTTCGCCCATATTCTGGGCCTGCAAACTCCCGATGCCGAGAAGCGCGAGCGTGCCGACCGAATTATCGATACCGGCCAATCGCTTGCCGAGACCGAAGCGGCGGTGCGCGAAATCGTGGCCGAGCTGACCGCCAAATAG